One window of the Desulfonatronum thiosulfatophilum genome contains the following:
- the acs gene encoding acetate--CoA ligase, which produces MSQDGALETLLHEDRVFRPLPQMVIEANANPQTLDNARRQAAEDPLAYWEEAAKELEWFKKWDKVLDESDAPFYKWFTGAKCNIVHNALDRHIKTGNKNKLAIIWEGEAGDSRKMTYFELYRAVNKFANALRSLGVQKGDRVMLYMPPLPETVIAMLATAKVGAIHTMVFAGFSAKAMRDRISDAQPKVIITADGFYRNGRAVHLKSLVDESLMGPDCDSVETVVVVHRANVQVEMQEARDLWYEELVRAESSESPTESMDSEDMLFLLYSSGTTGKPKGIVHTHGGYQVGINRTLNWVFDIKPTDIFWCTADAGWITGHSYVVYGPLIAGTTTVIFEGHPLYPQADRVWDLIAKYGVTVLYTAPTLVRMLMRFGTQYPKKHDLSSLRILGSVGEPINPEAWVWMYKNIGRSECPLVDTWWQTETGSIMISPLPVSVLKPGSCTKPLPAIEADVVDEKGNPVPPGKGGLLIIRKPWPSMVRTLFKDPERYKKTYWEKIPGVYLAGDMARKDEDGYIWIQGRSDDVMNIAGHRLGSAELESALVAHKAVAEAAAIGIPDKIKGEVAKAFVTLREGFDASDDMVKELKIHIRNELGPVAIVKTIEFRDKLPKTRSGKIMRRVLKAEELGQDVGDISTLED; this is translated from the coding sequence ATGTCACAAGACGGCGCCCTAGAAACATTGCTTCATGAAGATAGAGTCTTTCGGCCGTTGCCGCAGATGGTCATCGAAGCCAACGCCAACCCCCAGACCCTGGATAATGCCCGGAGACAGGCCGCGGAAGATCCGCTCGCCTACTGGGAAGAAGCAGCCAAAGAACTGGAATGGTTCAAAAAATGGGATAAAGTACTCGATGAGAGCGATGCGCCGTTCTACAAGTGGTTTACCGGCGCCAAGTGCAACATCGTGCATAACGCCCTGGATCGGCACATCAAGACGGGAAACAAGAACAAGCTGGCCATCATCTGGGAAGGTGAGGCGGGCGACTCCCGGAAAATGACCTATTTTGAACTTTACAGGGCCGTCAACAAGTTTGCCAATGCCTTGCGGTCTCTCGGCGTTCAGAAAGGCGACCGGGTCATGCTGTACATGCCTCCCTTGCCGGAAACGGTCATCGCCATGCTGGCCACGGCCAAGGTCGGCGCCATCCACACCATGGTCTTCGCCGGGTTTTCCGCCAAGGCCATGCGGGACAGGATCTCGGACGCTCAGCCCAAGGTCATCATCACAGCGGACGGCTTTTATCGCAATGGGCGTGCCGTACACCTGAAATCCCTTGTCGATGAATCTTTGATGGGCCCGGATTGCGACAGCGTTGAAACCGTGGTTGTCGTGCACCGGGCCAATGTACAGGTGGAAATGCAGGAAGCACGGGATCTGTGGTATGAAGAGTTGGTTCGGGCTGAAAGCTCCGAGTCGCCAACTGAATCCATGGACTCCGAGGACATGCTCTTCCTGCTCTACAGTTCCGGAACCACCGGAAAGCCCAAGGGCATCGTCCATACCCACGGCGGATATCAGGTGGGCATCAACCGAACCCTGAACTGGGTCTTTGACATCAAGCCTACGGACATCTTCTGGTGCACGGCGGATGCCGGATGGATCACCGGCCACAGTTACGTGGTTTACGGCCCCCTGATTGCTGGCACCACCACTGTCATCTTTGAGGGACACCCACTGTATCCACAGGCGGACAGAGTCTGGGATTTGATAGCCAAATACGGTGTTACGGTCCTGTACACCGCGCCCACCCTTGTCCGGATGCTGATGCGGTTCGGCACCCAGTATCCCAAGAAACACGATCTTTCCTCCCTGCGCATCCTTGGATCAGTGGGCGAGCCCATCAATCCCGAAGCATGGGTCTGGATGTACAAGAACATCGGCCGCTCCGAATGTCCGTTGGTGGACACGTGGTGGCAGACCGAAACCGGCTCGATCATGATCAGTCCGCTTCCGGTAAGCGTTCTCAAGCCCGGCTCCTGCACCAAGCCGCTGCCGGCCATCGAGGCGGACGTGGTGGATGAAAAGGGCAATCCCGTTCCTCCGGGCAAGGGCGGCCTGCTGATCATCCGCAAGCCCTGGCCTTCCATGGTTCGCACCCTGTTCAAGGATCCTGAGCGGTACAAGAAGACCTACTGGGAAAAGATCCCCGGGGTCTACCTGGCCGGCGACATGGCCCGCAAGGACGAGGACGGCTATATCTGGATTCAGGGCCGGTCCGATGATGTGATGAACATCGCTGGACACCGCTTGGGGTCCGCCGAGTTGGAAAGCGCCTTGGTCGCCCACAAGGCCGTGGCCGAAGCGGCTGCCATCGGCATTCCGGACAAGATCAAGGGCGAGGTGGCCAAGGCCTTCGTCACTCTCAGGGAAGGTTTCGACGCCTCCGACGACATGGTCAAGGAACTCAAGATCCACATCCGCAATGAACTGGGCCCCGTGGCCATCGTCAAGACAATAGAGTTCCGGGACAAGTTGCCCAAAACCCGCAGCGGCAAGATCATGCGCCGGGTTCTGAAGGCCGAGGAACTTGGTCAGGATGTTGGCGACATCTCCACATTGGAAGATTGA
- a CDS encoding radical SAM protein: MTKPGYLRLHATGELRIRAAKALEALRDCTVCPRLCRVDRLNNETGFCETGRLAKVASYSPHFGEEEPLVGHGGSGTIFFARCNLACVFCQNYDISHQSAGAQEVDAEQLAAIMLDLQGQGVHNINFVTPSHVVPQILEALLAAVEQGLHLPLVYNTSAYDNLETLQWLDGVVDIYMPDAKFFSSDASRAYCRTEDYPEHARTALKEMHRQVGDLELDEQGIAMRGVLVRHLIMPEDLAGTRQWMEFLARELSPNTYVNLMDQYRPCGFVDQFPELQRSISSQEFAAALEAAQKAGIHRLDQRHQRFAARLLEALLREQ; this comes from the coding sequence ATGACCAAACCTGGATATTTGCGACTCCATGCAACGGGCGAACTTCGCATCAGGGCCGCAAAAGCCCTGGAAGCTCTGAGAGACTGCACCGTTTGTCCACGGCTATGTCGGGTGGATCGCCTGAACAATGAGACCGGCTTTTGCGAAACCGGACGTCTGGCCAAGGTGGCCAGCTACAGTCCGCACTTTGGAGAGGAAGAACCTCTGGTCGGGCATGGGGGTTCGGGGACGATTTTTTTTGCCCGGTGCAACCTGGCCTGCGTCTTCTGCCAGAACTACGACATCAGTCACCAGAGTGCGGGGGCTCAGGAAGTCGACGCGGAGCAGCTTGCCGCGATCATGCTGGACTTGCAGGGCCAGGGGGTTCACAACATCAATTTCGTCACCCCTTCCCATGTCGTGCCCCAGATTCTGGAGGCACTGCTTGCAGCCGTGGAACAGGGACTGCATCTGCCTCTGGTCTACAACACCAGCGCCTATGACAACCTGGAGACCTTGCAATGGCTTGACGGCGTCGTGGACATTTACATGCCCGATGCCAAGTTTTTCTCATCCGATGCCAGCCGTGCTTATTGCCGGACTGAAGACTATCCGGAACATGCCAGAACAGCCCTGAAGGAGATGCATCGTCAGGTGGGGGATTTGGAACTGGACGAGCAGGGCATCGCCATGCGGGGGGTGCTGGTGCGCCACCTGATCATGCCCGAGGATCTGGCCGGAACACGGCAGTGGATGGAATTTCTGGCCCGGGAACTCTCTCCGAATACTTACGTGAACCTCATGGATCAGTACCGGCCCTGCGGCTTCGTCGATCAGTTTCCGGAACTGCAACGCTCCATCAGTTCCCAGGAATTTGCCGCTGCGCTGGAGGCGGCGCAAAAAGCGGGAATACACCGCCTGGATCAGCGTCACCAGCGTTTTGCTGCAAGGCTCCTGGAAGCGCTTCTCCGCGAGCAGTAA